DNA from Streptomyces sp. NBC_01260:
ACCCTTGTGCTGCTCCTGATCGTCTTCGGCAGCCTGGTCGCCGCCCTGCTGCCGCTGGTGATCGGAATCATCGCCATCGCGGGCACGTTCGCGGAGCTCTTCCTCCTCGGCAGCGTCACCGATGTCTCCGTCTTCGCGGTCAACCTGACCACGGCGCTGGGGCTCGGCCTCGGCATCGACTACGCCCTGCTGATGATCAGCCGGTTCCGGGAACAGCTCGCGACCGGGGCGAGCGTGGACGACGCCGTCCGGAGGACGGTGAGCACCGCGGGCCGTACGGTCGCGTTCTCCGCCGCGACCGTGGCGGCCGCGCTCGCGGCGCTCCTGGTGTTCCCTCAGTACTTCCTGCGCTCGTTCGGCTATGCCGGGGTCGGGGTCGTCGCCGTCGCGGCCTTCAGCACCCTGTTCGTCATGCCTGCCCTGTTCGTCGTCCTGGGCCACCGGGTCAACAGCGGGCGGCTGCCGTGGGCGAACCCGGGCCGCTCCGCCACCCGGACCCCGATGTGGGGACGGCTGGCCGGGACCGTCATGCGGCGGCCCGCGCTCACCGCGCTGCCCGTGCTCGCGGTCCTGCTGGTCGCGGCGAGCCCGCTCCTCGGCATCACCTTCGGCACCCCGGACGAACGTGTGCTGTCCTCGGACGCCGAGAGCCGCCAGGTCTCGTCGGTCCTGCGGAAGAAGTTCAACGGCAATGACGACGCGGCACTCCACGTCGTCATCGACACATCCGTGAGCAAGGCCCCTCTGACGTCGTACGCGGTCGAACTGTCCGGGCTCAAGGGCGTCGTGCGGGTCGAGACCAGTGCGGGCACCTACACCGGTGGACGGCCCACCGCCGCCGGCGCGGGCAACACCGCTCTCGGACGCCCCGACGCGCAGCGGGTCAACGTGGTGAGCGGCCTGCCACCGAAGTCGGACGAGTCCCAGAGCCTGGTCGACGAGGTGCGGGCGCTCGCCCCGCCCGCCGGGTCGCACGCCTTGGTGGGCGGCACCGACGCCGTGCTGGTCGACGCCAAGGGCTCGATCGCTGATCGCCTCCCGATCGCGGTGGCCCTGGTCGTCCTCACCACGTTCCTTCTGCTCTTCCTGTTCACGGGCAGCATCGTGCAGCCGCTGCGTGCGCTGGTGCTCAACCTGATCAGCCTGGGAGCGACCCTCGGCGTCATGACCTGGATCTTCCAGGACGGCCACCTCTCCTCCCTGCTCGGCTTCACAGCGCAGCCGATGGAGGTGTCCATGACCGTGCTGATGTTCTGCATCGCCTTCGGCCTCTCCATGGACTACGAGGTCTTCGTCACCAGCCGTATCAAGGAACTCCACGACCTGGGCGAGGACAACGAGTCCGCCGTGACCAACGGTCTCGGGCACACCGGACGCATCGTCAGCGCGGCGGCCTGCCTCCTCGCGGTGAGCTTCTTCGCCTTCGGGACGGCCGAACTCAGCTTCATGCAGCTGTTCGGCCTGGGCAGCGGCCTCGCCATCCTCATCGACGCCGTGGCGGTACGCGGAATCCTGGTGCCCGCCGCGATGCGGGTGCTCGGCCGGTCGGCCTGGTACGCGCCCGGCTTCCTGCGCAAGCTCCACGGGCGGTTCGGCCTCAGCGAGGGCGGCCCCGCGCCCGAACCGGCAGCCGCGGCCCCGGCCGGGCCGGATTCCGTGACCGAGTCGCCGTACGTGAAGGAGCCGTACGTGAAGGAGCCGTACGTGAAGGACTCGACGCAGGTCTGATCACACGCGACCACGCCCCACGAAGTGCCCGCCTCCCCCATGCCCCGGAGGCGGGCACAGTCGCGCGGGGCCGGACGGGCAGGGCCGGACGGTGCCGGGCATGGTGGACTTCGAGTCCGGCGGACGAATCCGGCGGACGGAGAGAGACGATGGGGCAGGGCATGACCGAGCACGGCAAGGACCACGGGTATCTGCTCGACAACCAGCAGTCGGAGGCGGGCATCCGGTTCGGCGCGCTGGCCGAGCTGTTCGATCCGGTGACCTTCCGGCACATCGACCGGATCGGCATCACCGAGGGCATGCGGTGCTGGGAGGTCGGGGCCGGCGGCCCCTCCGTTCCCGCGGGTCTCGCCGAACGGGTCGGAGCCGCCGGGCAGGTGGTCTGCACCGACATCGACGTGTCCTGGGCCCAGGAGGCCGCCTCCGACGTCGTCGAAGTACTGCGCCACGACGTCGCGGCCGACCCGCCGCCGCCGGGTGGTTTCGACCTGGTGCACGCCCGGCTGGTCCTGGTGCACGTCGTCGACCGCGCCGAGGCACTGCGCCGCATGGTCCAGGCGCTGCGACCCGGTGGTGTACTGCTGCTGGAGGACGCCGATCCGGGGCTGCAGCCTCTGCTGTGCCCGGACGAGTCGGGCCCCGAGCAGCGGCTGGCCAACCGTCTGCGGTCCGGGTTCCGTGAGCTCATGGCGGCGCGCGGTGCCGATCTCTCGTACGGCCGGACACTGCCCCGGCGGCTGCGCGAGGCCGGCCTGCTCGACGTGCGGGCGGACGGCTACTTCCCGATCACCTCGCCGGCCTGCACCGTTCTTGAGGCTGCGACCGTCCGGCAGATCCGTGGCCGGCTCGTGGCCGCGGGGATCGCGACCGACGAGGACGTCGACCTCCATCTGTCGAACGTCGCCACCGGAGGCCTCGATCTGGCGACGGCCCCGATGATCTCCGCCTGGGGACGGCGCCCGTAACCGGTCCGGGAGGATCGGGCCAGGGGGTGCGCGGCGGCGGGACCGCGGGCGGTGCGACGGACGGCCGGATCGGTCAGGATTCGAGAAGCGCGGTTCGCGGGACCGCGCGTAGCCTGATCGTCATGGACATCACCATTCACACGAGCGCCCTCCCGCACGACGACCCGGACGCGTCCCTGGCCTTCTACCGCGACACCCTCGGTTTCGAGGTCCGCAGTGATGTCGGGCAGGGCAGGATGCGCTGGATCACGGTCGGCCCGGCGGGCCAGCCCGACACGTCCATTCTCCTGGCGCCCCCGGCCGCCGACCCCGGGGTCACCGAGGACGAGCGCCGCACCATCACCGAGATGATGGCCAAGGGCACCTACGGATGGATCCTGCTGGCCACCCGGGACCTCGACGGAACCTTCGAGAAGGTGCAGGCCGGCGACACCGAGGTCGTCCAGGAGCCGACCGAGCAGCCGTACGGAATCCGCGACTGCGCCTTCCGCGATCCCGCGGGCAACATGGTCCGCATCCAGGAACTCCGCTGAGCCGCGCCGCCATTGGCACCCATCGGCACCCGTCGACAGCCATCGGCATCGATCACCAGCCGTCGGCAGTCGTCGCCAAGAGAAGGAGTCCGCTCGTGTGTCATCCCTCGTGGGCGCGGGCCCGCGCCGCGGAGCAGCGGCTGCGCGACCTGGCACTGCTGCGCCGGGTCCGTGACCGGATCGACCGGGAGTACGCGCAGCCGCTGGACGTCGAGGCGCTCGCCCGCGGGGCGAACATGTCCGCAGGGCACCTCAGCCGCCAGTTCCGGCTGGCGTACGGCGAGTCGCCGTACTCGTACCTGATGACGCGTCGTATCGAGCGCGCGAAGGCACTGCTGCTCCGTGACGGCCTCAGCGTCACCGAGATCTGCTTCGCGGTCGGCTGCTCGTCCCTGGGCACCTTCAGCACCCGCTTCACCGAGCTGGTCGGGATGCCGCCCAGCATCTACCGGCGCCGTGCGACGGGCGCCGCGCCGGGGATGCCTCCCTGCGTGGCCAAACAGGTGACACGACCGGTCAGGAATCGAGAAGCGCCCGCCCCCGAGCCACAACTAGCGTGATGGACATGGCATCCATCGAATCCGTCACCCTCGAAGTAACCGATCCCACGGCCGCCCACCGCTTCTGCACCAGCGCCTTCGGACTGGACACGCAGCTGCGCCTGCGGACCTCGGAGACACCCACGACCGGCTTCCGCGGGTTCACACTGTCGCTCACGGTGTCCCAGCCGGCCACCGTCAACAGCCTCATCGACTCGGCCCTCGAAGCCGGCGCCACGTCGCTGAAGCCCGCCGCCAAGTCGTTCTGGGGCTATGGCGGTGTCGTGCGGGCCCCGGACGGCACGATCTGGAAGGTCGCGACCTCGGCGAAGAAGGACACCGGCCCCGCCACCCGGGAGATCGACGAGATCGTGCTCCTGCTGGGCGTCGAGGACGTGGTCGCGAGCAAGCGGTTCTACGTCGGCCAGGGCCTTGCCGTGGCGAAGAGCTTCAGCCGCATGTACGTCGAGTTCGCCGCCGGCCCGAGTCCCGTCAAGCTGGCGCTGTACAGACGCCGCGCCCTGGCGAAGGACGTCGGGGTCTCCCCGGACGGCACCGGATCGCACCGGCTCGTGATCGGCGGCGACGCCGGTCCTTTCACCGACCCGGACGGGTTCGCCTGGGAGGCCGCGTCGCCGGCACTCGCGTCCTGATGTGACGACGAACGGCGTCCGCCGGCGAACGGCGGCGCCCCTGCCCTCTCCCCTCCTTCCCGGCAGAGCGCGAACGGAACCGGCGCCCGGTGCCAAGTACAGGGTGAGACCGTCGTCCGGCGGTCGGAGACGGAGATTCCGTGACACCGGATACCCGGCAACACGAGGGGCGCGGTGAGCGCGCCCCCGACCACGGCGGCGACGCCGACAGCGACGCCCGGCTGACGCGGTCGGCGGCCCGTGACGCGGCGGCGTTCACCCCGCTGGTGGAGAGGTACTCGACCGCCCTGCACGGCTACTTCGCCCGGCGCATGCCCGGCGCGGCCGACGATCGGCTGGCCGAGGCGTGGTTGCAGACGTTCGCCGCACGGCGCACGTTCGACCCCTCGCGCGGCTCGGCGCGGGGCTGGCTGTTCGGGGTGGCCCGCAACGTACTGTCCCAGCACCTGCGGCGGGCGGGACGGAAAGAGGCCGTACCGGGACCGGAGGTCATCGACCCCTGGCAGGGCGGTGGACCAGCGCCTTGACGCGGCCGCACTGGCACCCGCCCTGCGTCAGGCGCTGGCCGAACTACCAGCCGAGGAAAGGGAGTTGCTTCTCCTGGTCAGTTGGGAGCAGCTCACGCCGGCGGAGGCGGCCACCGCCGCGGGCATCCCGGCGGGCACGGCCCGCTCGCGGCTGCACCGGGCCCGGGGCCGGCTGCGCGACCGGCTCGCCCCGCCCCGCCCGGCGGGCCGGCGGCTGAGCGTGACGGGAGACCTCATACTGCTCTCCTTCGCGCCGTGCGTCCCCATGCCGGTCTGCTCCACGTCGTCTTACGGACTCATGCCTGAGTTCCAGGAGGCCAGGAGCCTCGGCCGGGTGACCGTCGACCCGAGGACGAGCGCGATCCTGGAGTACACCTTCACGTGGACGTCGGGGCCGAGCAAGGGCAAGGTCACCCACGACACGATCCTGTCGATGGGCTTCACGGACAGGATCGGCTGAACCTGACGGCGGGACAGGACGAGGGCGATGAAACGGGGCGGGGTGGCGGGAGCGCTTGCGCATCTCCCCGGCACCCTGCCCCGCCGTCCACTCCCGCCGCCGTCCCGGTTCCCGCTCCCGGGCTACGGTGGTTGCCTACGCAGAGGTCCGCCTGCAGACCAGTTCCTTGTCCTCCTCCGGCAGCGCGTCGGCGGCCAGCAGCCGCGGCAGCAGGTCACCGTCCAGGGTCATGGCCCGGAAGGCGAGCGCGACGGTCACGTCGTGATCCGGCCGGTGCACGACCTCGACCGGGTCGTCGGCGCGGATGTCGCCGGGCTCGATCACGCGCAGGTACGCCCCGGGCAGCGCGGCCTGCGTGAACCGCTTGATCCAGCCGTCACGCCCCAGCCGGCCCTGGAACGTCCCGCACGGGATCCGCGGGCAGGAGACCTCCAGGATCACATCCGGCCCGATCCGCCAACGCTCCCCGATCAGGGCGCCGTTGACGTCCAGTCCCAGGGTCGTGAGGTTCTCCCCGAAGACCCCGTTGGCCAGCGGCCGGCCCAGCTCGGCCTCCCAGCCGTCGAGGTCCTCGCGGGCATAGGCGTAGACGGCCTGGTCGGAGCCGCCGTGGTGCTTCACGTCATGGACCCGGTCACCGGCGAGGCCGACGGCGCCGGTGCCCTTGGGGCCGGGGGCCGTGACAGCGACCGGCCCGCCGACGGGCCGCTTGTCGATACCGGTGGAGCTCAGCCCCTTCCAGGGGTTGGGACGGGGGCGGCCGATATTGACGGAGAGCAGCTTCATTCAGGGGACCATATGATCATCCCCGCGCCGGGGCGACACATATATCCCGCCACCCAGCGCCGACAGCCTGACCGCCCGGCGCCGACGAAGGCACCGGATGGACGCGCTCCACGTGCCGGACTCGTACGGCGGGCGGACCATGGAGTCAGGCAGCGGTGCCCGCGCTCAGCCGCGCCCCGAGCCGCGGCCGCGCACCTGCCCGTCACTCGAATGCCACACCCCGCCGACAGCCTCATCTCATATCTGAGATAGCCTTTCGGTATGTCAGATGACTACCTCGTACGTATCGGCAAGCTCATACGTGACGCCCGTCAGCACCGGGGCTGGACACAGAGCCAGCTCGCCGAGGCGCTCGCCACCAGCCAGAGCGCCGTGAACCGCATCGAGCGCGGCAATCAAAACATCAGCCTTGAGATGATCGCCCGCATCGGTGAAGCACTCGACAGTGAGATCGTGTCGCTCGGCTATGCCGGACCCATGCACCTGCGGGTGGTCGGCGGGCGCCGACTCTCCGGCTCCATCGACGTGAAGACCAGCAAGAACGCCTGCGTGGCACTGCTCTGCGCCTCGCTGCTCAACAAGGGCCGTACGGTGCTGCGCCGGGTGGCCCGCATCGAGGAGGTCTACCGCCTCCTGGAGGTCCTGAACTCCATCGGGGTGCGCACCCGGTGGATCAACGACGGCACCGATCTGGAGATCGTGCCGCCCGCCCGGCTCGACATGGACGCCATCGACGCGGACGCCGCCCGCCGGACCCGGTCGATCATCATGTTCCTCGGGCCGCTCCTGCACCGGCTGGACCAGTTCAAGCTGCCGTACGCGGGCGGTTGCGACCTCGGCACCCGGACCATCGAGCCGCACATGATCGCGCTGCGCCGCTTCGGCCTGGAGATCGCCGCGACCGAGGGCATATATCACGCCCAGGTCGACCACGCCGTCACACCCGGCCGCCCCATCGTGCTGACCGAGCGCGGCGACACCGTGACCGAGAACGCACTGCTGGCCGCCGCCCGGCACGACGGCACCACCGTCATACGCAACGCGTCCTCCAACTACATGGTCCAGGACCTCTGCTTCTTCCTTGAAGCGCTGGGCGTACGGGTGGACGGCGTCGGCACAACGACGCTGACCGTGCACGGTGTGCCGACCATCGACGTGGATGTCGACTACTCCCCCTCCGAGGACCCGGTCGAGGCGATGAGCCTGCTCGCCGCCGCCGTCGTCACGGAGTCCGAGCTGACGATCCGCCGGGTGCCGATCGAGTTCCTGGAGATCGAGCTCGCGGTGCTGGAGGAGATGGGCGTCGACTGCGGCCGCACGTCGGAGTACGCGGCCGACAACGGACGCACCCGGCTGGTCGACCTGACGGTCAGGCCCTCCAAGCTGGAGGCGCCGATCGACAAGATCCACCCGATGCCGTTCCCCGGCCTCAACATCGACAACGTGCCGTTCTTCGCGGCCATCGCCGCCTCGGCCCAGGGCCAGACCCTCATCCATGACTGGGTCTACGACAACCGCGCCATCTACCTCACCGACCTCAACCGCCTCGGCGGCCGGCTCCAGCTCCTGGACCCGCACCGGGTGCTCGTCGAGGGTCCGACCCGGTGGCGCGCGGCCGAGATGATGTGCCCGCCCGCACTGCGGCCGGCCGTGGTGGTACTCCTCGCGATGATGGCGGCCGAGGGAACCTCCGTGCTGCGCAACGTGTATGTGATCAACCGCGGTTACGAGGAGCTGGCGGAACGGCTGAACTCAGTGGGCGCACAGATCGAGATCTTCCGCGATATTTAGCGGGCGAAAGCCGCCGCACCCCTCCTGATCTGCTACTCGGGGAATCAGG
Protein-coding regions in this window:
- a CDS encoding MMPL family transporter; protein product: MFERIAELAIRRPRLILIVAVVAVALMGVLGSGAFGRLLGGGYDDPASQSTRAGKVIDEKFGGETNLVLLVRASEGRVDAPAAQQSGRALLAGLKKERNLENVVSFWDTGSPALRSADGREAMVLAHVKGDDTERDENAKSVIDAYTGPYKDALTIRAGGAAAVTSEMGKQSGEDLLLAEGIAVPLTLVLLLIVFGSLVAALLPLVIGIIAIAGTFAELFLLGSVTDVSVFAVNLTTALGLGLGIDYALLMISRFREQLATGASVDDAVRRTVSTAGRTVAFSAATVAAALAALLVFPQYFLRSFGYAGVGVVAVAAFSTLFVMPALFVVLGHRVNSGRLPWANPGRSATRTPMWGRLAGTVMRRPALTALPVLAVLLVAASPLLGITFGTPDERVLSSDAESRQVSSVLRKKFNGNDDAALHVVIDTSVSKAPLTSYAVELSGLKGVVRVETSAGTYTGGRPTAAGAGNTALGRPDAQRVNVVSGLPPKSDESQSLVDEVRALAPPAGSHALVGGTDAVLVDAKGSIADRLPIAVALVVLTTFLLLFLFTGSIVQPLRALVLNLISLGATLGVMTWIFQDGHLSSLLGFTAQPMEVSMTVLMFCIAFGLSMDYEVFVTSRIKELHDLGEDNESAVTNGLGHTGRIVSAAACLLAVSFFAFGTAELSFMQLFGLGSGLAILIDAVAVRGILVPAAMRVLGRSAWYAPGFLRKLHGRFGLSEGGPAPEPAAAAPAGPDSVTESPYVKEPYVKEPYVKDSTQV
- a CDS encoding class I SAM-dependent methyltransferase yields the protein MTEHGKDHGYLLDNQQSEAGIRFGALAELFDPVTFRHIDRIGITEGMRCWEVGAGGPSVPAGLAERVGAAGQVVCTDIDVSWAQEAASDVVEVLRHDVAADPPPPGGFDLVHARLVLVHVVDRAEALRRMVQALRPGGVLLLEDADPGLQPLLCPDESGPEQRLANRLRSGFRELMAARGADLSYGRTLPRRLREAGLLDVRADGYFPITSPACTVLEAATVRQIRGRLVAAGIATDEDVDLHLSNVATGGLDLATAPMISAWGRRP
- a CDS encoding VOC family protein codes for the protein MDITIHTSALPHDDPDASLAFYRDTLGFEVRSDVGQGRMRWITVGPAGQPDTSILLAPPAADPGVTEDERRTITEMMAKGTYGWILLATRDLDGTFEKVQAGDTEVVQEPTEQPYGIRDCAFRDPAGNMVRIQELR
- a CDS encoding helix-turn-helix transcriptional regulator, whose product is MCHPSWARARAAEQRLRDLALLRRVRDRIDREYAQPLDVEALARGANMSAGHLSRQFRLAYGESPYSYLMTRRIERAKALLLRDGLSVTEICFAVGCSSLGTFSTRFTELVGMPPSIYRRRATGAAPGMPPCVAKQVTRPVRNREAPAPEPQLA
- a CDS encoding glyoxalase produces the protein MASIESVTLEVTDPTAAHRFCTSAFGLDTQLRLRTSETPTTGFRGFTLSLTVSQPATVNSLIDSALEAGATSLKPAAKSFWGYGGVVRAPDGTIWKVATSAKKDTGPATREIDEIVLLLGVEDVVASKRFYVGQGLAVAKSFSRMYVEFAAGPSPVKLALYRRRALAKDVGVSPDGTGSHRLVIGGDAGPFTDPDGFAWEAASPALAS
- a CDS encoding RNA polymerase sigma factor, producing the protein MTPDTRQHEGRGERAPDHGGDADSDARLTRSAARDAAAFTPLVERYSTALHGYFARRMPGAADDRLAEAWLQTFAARRTFDPSRGSARGWLFGVARNVLSQHLRRAGRKEAVPGPEVIDPWQGGGPAP
- a CDS encoding RNA polymerase sigma factor: MDQRLDAAALAPALRQALAELPAEERELLLLVSWEQLTPAEAATAAGIPAGTARSRLHRARGRLRDRLAPPRPAGRRLSVTGDLILLSFAPCVPMPVCSTSSYGLMPEFQEARSLGRVTVDPRTSAILEYTFTWTSGPSKGKVTHDTILSMGFTDRIG
- a CDS encoding MOSC domain-containing protein; translated protein: MKLLSVNIGRPRPNPWKGLSSTGIDKRPVGGPVAVTAPGPKGTGAVGLAGDRVHDVKHHGGSDQAVYAYAREDLDGWEAELGRPLANGVFGENLTTLGLDVNGALIGERWRIGPDVILEVSCPRIPCGTFQGRLGRDGWIKRFTQAALPGAYLRVIEPGDIRADDPVEVVHRPDHDVTVALAFRAMTLDGDLLPRLLAADALPEEDKELVCRRTSA
- a CDS encoding helix-turn-helix domain-containing protein, yielding MSDDYLVRIGKLIRDARQHRGWTQSQLAEALATSQSAVNRIERGNQNISLEMIARIGEALDSEIVSLGYAGPMHLRVVGGRRLSGSIDVKTSKNACVALLCASLLNKGRTVLRRVARIEEVYRLLEVLNSIGVRTRWINDGTDLEIVPPARLDMDAIDADAARRTRSIIMFLGPLLHRLDQFKLPYAGGCDLGTRTIEPHMIALRRFGLEIAATEGIYHAQVDHAVTPGRPIVLTERGDTVTENALLAAARHDGTTVIRNASSNYMVQDLCFFLEALGVRVDGVGTTTLTVHGVPTIDVDVDYSPSEDPVEAMSLLAAAVVTESELTIRRVPIEFLEIELAVLEEMGVDCGRTSEYAADNGRTRLVDLTVRPSKLEAPIDKIHPMPFPGLNIDNVPFFAAIAASAQGQTLIHDWVYDNRAIYLTDLNRLGGRLQLLDPHRVLVEGPTRWRAAEMMCPPALRPAVVVLLAMMAAEGTSVLRNVYVINRGYEELAERLNSVGAQIEIFRDI